The following DNA comes from Lentibacillus sp. Marseille-P4043.
CCGGTCCACCATATTCGTCAAATTGTACAGCTTTCATAACCTTATTTCCTCCTAATTTTCTTTGCTTATTGCTGCCTTCTCTCTTCCATTATTGTTTTTCCATCAACTAATCGCGGAATCACAGATAGGATGCCACGTTGATTTACATACGCAATATCATCTTCAAATCCATAATTTTCAAGCATCTTTCCTACACGGGAATCACGAAGTACAGCTTGATCAGACACATTTTCATAAAACAACTTTGCAGTTAACGCACTGTCCGTTAAATCTATCTGTCCACCGTATGCGTTTACAAGTTGGTCGATAAAGTATCCTGCACCATAAAAATCCTCTAAGCAAAATTGATTTTTCGACCCTGAACAGACAACAATAATCGTCTCATTATCATACATATCAGCGATCTGCTTACTTACAGCCCTTCCATTTAATAACGATGCTATATATACCTCTTTGGCCGAGGCTGCTTTGCGAATAGCAACTGTTCCATTTGTCGTTGATAACACAACTGTTTTCGCTGCTACATGTTCTTTTAAAGCCAGAGGAGCCGGATCTAAAAATCCGTCAATTGTTTT
Coding sequences within:
- a CDS encoding 2-phosphosulfolactate phosphatase; its protein translation is MKIHLLLKKEEVDTVQMDENKIAVVFDVLLATSTITACLDYGARQVIPVMDEAEALKEAKNFSQEDISLVGEYDGKTIDGFLDPAPLALKEHVAAKTVVLSTTNGTVAIRKAASAKEVYIASLLNGRAVSKQIADMYDNETIIVVCSGSKNQFCLEDFYGAGYFIDQLVNAYGGQIDLTDSALTAKLFYENVSDQAVLRDSRVGKMLENYGFEDDIAYVNQRGILSVIPRLVDGKTIMEERRQQ